The nucleotide sequence GAGGTCGGCTCCTCCAGCCCGGCGATCATGCGCAGGGTGGTGGTCTTGCCGCAGCCGGAGGCGCCGAGCAGGGCGAAGAAGGAGCCCTGGGGCACGGTCAGGTCCAGCGGGTGCACGGCGGTGAACGAGCCGTACTTCTTGCCGATCCCGGTGAGGCGGACGTCGCCGCTGCCGTCTGTCGTCGTCTTCATCCTCGTCACGCCCCTGTGAGCTTTGCGAACTTCTCTTCGTAGGCCGTCTCTTCCTTCTGGCTCAGGGAGCGGAAGGCGTGGGACTTCGCCTGCATGGCCTTGTCGGGGACGATCAGCGGATTGTCCGCCGCGTCCCGGTCGATCTTCGCAAGCCAGGGCTTCACGCCGTCGACCGGAGTGACGTAGTTGATGTAGGCGGCGAGCGCGGCGGCCTGCTCGGGTTCGTAGAAGAAGTCGATCAGCCGCTCGGCGTTCGTCTTGTGACGTGCCTTGTTAGGGATCAGCATATTGTCCGTCGAGGTGACATATCCGCTGTCAGGAATGATGAAGTCCACATCGGGGCTGTCCGCCTTGAGCTGGACCACGTCCCCGGCCCAGGCGACACAGGCCGCGAAGTCCCCCTTGGCGAGGTCGGCGGTGTAGTCGTTGCCGGTGAAACGGCGTATCTGGCCCTTGTCGACGGCCTTCTGGAGCCGGGATATCGCCGCGTCGTAGTCGTCGTCGGTGAAGTCGGCGGGGTCCTTGCCCATGTCGAGCAGGGTCATCCCGACGCTGTCCCGCATCTCCGAGAGGAAGCCGACCCGGCCCTTCAGCTTCGGATTGTCGAGCAGGTCGGAGACGGATCTCACCTCGATGCCGTCCAGCGCCTTCTTGTTGTAGGCGATGACCGTGGAGATGCCCTGCCAGGGGTAGGAGTAGGCCCGGCCGGGGTCCCAGTCCGGCTCGCGGAACTGGGGCGAGAGGTGGGCGAAGGCGTTCGGCAGATGGGCGGGGTCCAGCTTCTGCACCCAGCCGAGCCGGATCAGCCGGGCGGCCAGCCAGTCGGTGAGCACGATCAGGTCGCGGCCGGTGTCCTGGCCCGCCGCGAGCTGCGGCTTGATCTTGCCGAAGAACTCGTTGTTGTCGTTGATGTCCTCGGTGTAGCGGACCGTGATGCCGGTGCTTCGCTGGAATGCGGCGAGCGTGGGGTGACGCTTGCCGCTGTCGTCGACGTCGATGTACTCGGTCCAGTTGGAGAAGTCGACCGTCTTCTCCCGGTCCGAGCGGTCGTCGGCCGCGGTGCCGCCCGGTGTCCGTCCGGCCGCCGGGATGCCACAGGCGCTCAGCGTCCCCAGACCGCCGACCGCTAGCGCGCCCGAGGCGGACGCCCGCAGCAGCGACCGGCGGGTGAGCGCCGCCCGCCCGTTGCGCATGCTGCGCCGCACGGCGGCCGACTGGGCCGGGGTGAGGCGGTCGGGCTCGTACTGATCCATACGCGTGGTGCCCTTTCGGAAAGCGGGGGGGGCTTAGTGGCGGTCCCCGAAGACCGTGCGGTGCCAGTCCTTGCGGGCGACCGCCGTGTTGTCGTACATGACGTGCTTGACCTGGGTGTATTCCTCGAACGAGTACGCCGACATGTCCTTGCCGAAGCCGGACGCCTTGTGTCCGCCGTGCGGCATCTCGCTGATGATCGGGATGTGGTCGTTGATCCACACGCAGCCCGCCCGCAGCTCACGGGTGGCGCGTCCGGCGCGGTAGACGTTGCCGGTCCACGCGGAGGCGGCGAGCCCGTACGGGGTGTCGTTGGCGAGGCGCAGGCCCTCGTCGTCGGTGTCGAAGGGGAGCACGACCAGCACCGGGCCGAAGATCTCCGACTGGACGATCTCGCTGTCCTGGGCGGCGCCGGTGACGAGGGTGGGCCGGTAGTAGGCGCCGTTCTTCAGGTCGCCGCCGGGAGCCTCGCCGCCGGTGACCACCCGGGCGTAGGCGCGGGCGCGGTCCACGAAGCCGGCGACGCGGTCGCGGTGGGCGTGCGAGACGAGCGGGCCGAGGTCGGTGCCGGGCGCGAAGGGGTCGCCGAGCCGCACGGTCTCCATCAGCGCGGCGGTCCGCTCGACGAACGCCTCGTACAGCGGGCGCTGGACGTAGGCGCGGGTGGCCGCCGTGCAGTCCTGGCCGGTGTTGATGAGCGCGCCCGCGACCGCGCCGTTGACGGCGGCGTCCAGGTCGGCGTCGTCGAAGACGACGAAGGGCGCCTTGCCGCCCAGCTCCAGGTGGAGCCGCTTGACGGTGGCCGTGGCGATCTCCGCGACCCGGCGGCCGACCGCGGTGGACCCGGTGAACGAGGTCATGGCCACGTCCGGGTGTCCGACCAGCCGCTCCCCCGCCTCGGGCCCGGTCCCGCTGACGATGTTGATCACCCCGTCCGGGATGCCCGCGTCGGTGGCCGCGCGGGCGAAGAGCAGCGAGGTGAGCGGGGTCAGCTCGGCGGGCTTGAGCACGATGGTGTTGCCCGCGGCCACGGCCGGGAGGATCTTCCAGGCGGCCATCTGGAGCGGGTAGTTCCAGGGCGCGATCGACCCGACGACACCGATGGGCTCGCGCCGCACGTACGAGGTGTGGTCCCCGGAGTACTCCCCCGCCGACTGCCCCTGGAGATGCCGGGCGGCGCCCGCGAAGAAGGCGGTGTTGTCGATGGTGCCGGGTACGTCGAACTCGCGCGTGAGCTTCAGCGGCTTGCCGCACTGGAGCGACTCGGCGCGGGCGAATTCCTCGGCCCGGTCCGCGAGCACGGCGGCGAAGCGGTGGAGGGCGTCGGAGCGCTCGCCGGGCGTGGCGGCGGCCCAGTCGGGGAAGGCGGCGCGGGCTGCGGCCACGGCCGCGTCCACGTCCCGCTCCCCGGCGAGTTCGTAGCGGTACACCTCTTCGCCGGTCGCCGGGTCGGTCACCGCCTGGGTGCGGCCCGAGGTGCCCGGCGCGGGACGGCCCGCGATGAACTGCGCACCCTCGGCGAAGCGGTCGCGCGCGGTGAATCGTTCCGGGGTGGCGCTGCCCGGCTTGTGCATGTCGCTCTCCTCCGCCGGACACCCCGTTCGGGGGCCGGGTGGCGTGGCTCCAGCTCGATTTGAGTGCCGATCCTGGCAGAGGGGTGGCACTCCAACAAGGGATTCCGTTGTTGCCTTTTGGTTACGCGACGGAATCTGTCGACCGGGCTGTCGAGTCGGCGCGGAAAAGGCCGGACGGATTGTCGGTGGCGGGTGCCACACTCGCGTGCATGGGGAAGATCGACGGTGTGGAAGCGCTGATCAGCGCGGTCCGGGCGGGGGCGCCCGTGAAGTACCTGCACTTCTGGGGGCACCGCCCGCAGCGGGACGGCGGGGTGGGCGCGGGGTGCCTGAGCCAGTGGTGGCCCGCGCCGTTCACGGTGGACGGGGCCGGCTACGCGACGGCCGAGCACTGGATGATGGCGGGCAAGGCGCGGCTCTTCGCGGACCCGGATGCCGAGCGCCTGGTGCTGGCCGCGCGGCATCCGGCCGAGGCGAAGAAGGCGGGGCGGCTGGTCCGGGGCTTCGACGAGGAGACATGGCGCCGGGAGCGGTTCCGGATCGTCGTCGAGGGCAGCGTGCACAAGTTCGCCGCCCACCCTGACCTGCGGGAGTTCCTGCTCGGCACGGGCGAGCGGGTGCTCGTGGAGGCGAGCCCGGTGGACCGCGTGTGGGGCATCGGGCTCAGCGCGCAGGACGAGGCCGCGTTCGACCCGGCCCGCTGGAAGGGGCCGAACCTCCTGGGCTTCGCCCTGATGGAGGCTCGGGAGCGGTTGCGGTCAGACGCGGGGTGAGGCGGGTTCCGCGGCGCCGAGTTGTAGGAGGTACCGGCGGGCTCGTCCGGCCGGCTGTCCTCCTTGTGGGCGACGAAGGCGAAGAGGCCGATGAAGAACGCCACGATGGCCAGGCCGACCACGATGCCGATGATGCCGAGCACGAAGCCCGCCTGAGCCTGCGAGCGGTTGGTGGCCTCGCCTCGGTCGGCACGCCTGCGGCCCTGGACGCCGAGGACCACGGCGACGACCCCGAGAACGATGGAGGGGATGCCGTAGAGGCAGAAGAGGACGATGGAGAGGATGCCGAGCACCATGGCGGCGGTGCCCGCGTTGTTCTGCGGGACGGGACCCATGGGCGCGCCGGACCAGCCGTAGGCCGGGGGCTGGGGGTAGCCCTGAGGGGTCGGGTAGCCCTGAGGGGTCGGATAACCCTGGGGGTTCGGGTAACCCTGGGGGTTCGGGTAGCCGGGGTGGCTCGGGTAGCCGTAGCCGACAGGGGGCGCGGGGGCGCCGTTGGGGGCGAAGGGCGGGACGCCGGGGCCGGTGGGCGCGATCGGCGGGGGCGGGACGGCCGGGCCGGTGGGCTGGGGCGGCACCGTGGGGCCCGCGTGCGGACCGAAGCCGACGGCGGGCATCGCGGCCATGGTCGCCTGATCGTGGACCGAGGGCTGCTGCGGGGCGGAGGGCGCCGGGTTCTTCCGGAGCGACGGTCCCTGAGGCGGCGCCCACGGATCGGAGCCAGGCTCCTGCCCGGCCGCCGCTCGTCCGCCGTCGGGCTGCGTCTGCTCCGTCACGTCCTCATCCCCCCGCTTGGATCGTCAGATCATGTTAGAGCCGCCCCACGGGCCGTACTCACCCACGTCCCCCTCCGACCGTAGCGCCTCGGCCGCCGCTCCTGCCCCGCTCTAGGATGTCTGCGCACCATCCGATCAGCCGATCACCCGCGCCCGGGCCCCACCCTCTGGTCCGCGAGCGCCTTTCCCCGGGGAGGACCCCTTGTCCGAGCGCAGCGCCGCCCGCGATCCGCACACGTTCATCGCCGGACTGCCGAAGGCCGAACTGCACGTCCACCACGTCGGCTCCGCCTCCCCCCGCATCGTCTCGGAACTGGCAGCCCGGCACCGCGACTCCAAGGTCCCGACCGACCCGGAGGCGCTGGCGGACTACTTCACGTTCACCGACTTCGCGCACTTCATCCAGGTGTACCTGTCGGTCGTGGACCTGGTCCGCACCCCGGAGGACGTCCGGCTGCTGACGTACGAGATCGCGCGTGACATGTCCCGGCAGCAGGTGCGCTACGCCGAGCTGACCCTCACCCCGTTCTCCTCCACCCGGCGCGGCATAGAGGACCGGGCGTTCATGGACGCGATCGAGGACGCCCGCAAGTCCGCCGAGGCCGACTTCGGGACCGTGCTGCGCTGGTGCTTCGACATCCCCGGCGAGGCCGGTCTGGAGTCGGCGGCGGAGACGGCGCGGATGGCGACGGACGACCGCGTCCGCCCGGAGGGCCTGGTCTCCTTCGGCCTGGGCGGCCCGGAGATCGGCGTACCCCGGCCGCAGTTCAAGCCGTACTTCGACCGCGCGATCGCCGCGGGCCTGCACTCGGTGCCGCACGCGGGCGAGACGACCGGCCCCCAGACGGTGTGGGACGCGCTCACCACGCTGGGCGCGGAGCGGATCGGCCACGGCACCAGCTCGGCCCAGGACCCGAAGCTGCTCGCCCACCTGGCCGAGCACCGCATCGCCCTGGAGGTCTGCCCGACCTCGAACATCGCCACCCGCGCGGTACGGACGCTGGACGAGCACCCGCTGAGGCAGTTCGTGGACGCGGGCGTCCTGGTCACGATCAACTCCGACGACCCGCCGATGTTCGGCACCGACCTGAACAAGGAGTACGCGATCGCGGCCCGCCTGCTCGACCTGGACGAGCGGGGCATCGCGGATCTGGCGAAGAACGCGGTCGAGGCGTCCTTCCTGGACGCGGCGGGCAAGGAGCGGATCGCGGCGGAGATCGACGCGTACACGGAATCCTGGCTGGCGGGCTGACGCCGCTTCAGCGCCGGGGAAGCTCGCACCAGCCCCGGCGCCCACCAGGCCGGTTCGCCCGCTGAGGCACCGTCGGCTGCCAGAATGACGCCCATGCAGACCTGGACCGCCGTCGCACACCGGGGCGACCCCTACCGCTTCCGCGAGAACACCCTCGCCTCGCTGCGCTCCGCGCTCGACCGGGGTGCGGACGCGGTCGAGATCGACGTACGCCTGACGCGCGACGGCGTACCCGTCCTGCTGCACGACGCCTCGCTGAAGCGCCTCTGGGAGATCGACCGCCCGCTGTCATCCCTCGCGGCGGCCCAGGTGACGGAACTGACGGCGGGCGGCGTCCCCACCCTGGCGGAAGCCCTGTCCGCCACGGAGGGCACCCGCGTGATGGCGGACCTGTGCGGCGGCGTGACCCCCCGCACGGCGGACCGCGTCCTGGACGTGGTCCGCGAGGCCGACGCGGAGGACCGCGTCTACTACTCCGCGGGCGCCGAATCCCTCCTGACCCTCCGCGCCGCGGCCCCCTCCGCCGAACTGGCCCTCACCTGGACCAGCACGGCCCGCCCCCGCCCGGCCGTCCTCACGGCCCTGCGCCCCCGCTACCTCAACTACCGCTTCTCCCTCGTCGACCGCGACCTGGCCCACCGGGTCCACAAGGAGGGCTACCTCCTTTCGGTATGGACCCCGGACACGGGCCGCTCGATGCGCAAGCTGCTGTCCCTGGGCGCGGACTCGATCACGACGAACCGGATCGACACGCTGACCGCGCTGCGAAAGCAGGCGGGGTAGACACCGGCCGGCAGAACGTCCAAGCCGTGAGCGCCCGTCGAAAGGCCCCCTTGGCTGAAGGCCCCCGCCGAGGTTTGCTGTCCTCAGGGGAGGGATGGCGTATGGCCGACGAGTCCGACGTCCTGCTCGAACTGTGGAAGGGACAGCGCGAGGAAGCCCGGCAGATGGAGAACCAGCGGGCAGCGCTCACCAACATCGTGATCATCGTGGCGGCCGCCGCTTTCGGCTTCCTCACCCAGCAAGGCGGCCTCAGTGCCTCTTCGCTGGGCGTGACCGTGCCCCTGTGTGCGTTGGGGACGTTCGGCGCGTTGGCGAGCGCGAAGTACGGAGAGCGGTGGGCCGTCCACTCCGGCCTTGCGGGCAGGCTGCGCCACGAGCTCGGGGTCCGTCACCCGGGACTCGGGCTGCCCGACCTCATCGCCGGCAACCAGGCGGTGCACAGAGCGAAGTTCCCTCAGGTGCTCAAGCTCAAGATCTGGATGCTCTGGGTGGTGCTCCACGCGGCCATCGCCCTCGGAGGGCTGCTTCTCAGTGTCTGGATCGTGGTGACCCTATGAGTCGCCGGCGCTGCCGGACACGGGGTCGGAGGAGACGTGGACGACGTCATCGTCCGGATGCACGACCTGCTCCGACCGGGGCGACGGTCCTGACGCCCCGGTCGGTGACGCCTCACTCCCCCACGTACTCCGCCAGGTGCTGCCCGGTGAGCGTCGACCGGTCCGCCACCAGCTCGGCCGGCGTCCCCTCGAAGACGACCCGGCCGCCGTCGTGGCCCGCGCCGGGGCCCAGGTCGATGATCCAGTCCGCGTGGGCCATCACCGCCTGGTGGTGCTCCACCACGATGACGGACTTACCGGAGTCGACCAACCGGTCGAGCAGACCGAGGAGTTGCTCGACATCGGCGAGGTGCAGTCCGGCGGTCGGCTCGTCGAGGACGTAGATGCCGCCCTTGTCCCCCATGTGCGTGGCCAGCTTGAGCCGCTGGCGTTCGCCGCCGGAGAGGGTGGTCAGCGGCTGGCCGAGGGTGAGGTAGCCGAGGCCCACGTCCGAGAGCCGGGTCAGGATGCGGTGCGCGGCCGGGATACGGGCCTCTCCCTCGGCGAAGAACCGCTCCGCCTCACTCACCGGCATCGCCAGCACCTCGCTGATGTCGCGGCCCCCGAGCCGGTACTCCAGCACCGCCGACTGGAAGCGCCTGCCCTCGCACTCCTCGCACGTCGTGGCGACGCCCGCCATCATGGCGAGGTCGGTGAAGACGACGCCGACGCCGTTGCACGTGGGGCACGCGCCCTCGGAATTGGCGCTGAACAGCGCGGGCTTGACCCCGTTGGCCTTGGCGAACGCCTTGCGGATCGGGTCCAACAACCCTGTGTACGTGGCGGGGTTGCTCCGCCGCGAGCCCTTGATCGCGCCCTGGTCGACGGAGATGACCCCCTCGCCCTCGGGCACCGACCCGTGTACCAGCGAGCTCTTGCCGGACCCGGCGACCCCGGTCACGGCGACCAGCACCCCGAGCGGGATGTCCACGTCGACACCGCGCAGGTTGTTGGTGTCCGCACCCCGGATCTCCAGCGCGCCCTTGGGCTCGCGGACCGTCTCCTTGACCGAGGCCCGGTCGTCGAGATGGCGCCCGGTGACGGTGTCCGAGGCCCGCAGCCCCTCGACCGTGCCCTCGAAGCAGACGGCGCCGCCGCCCGTGCCGGCGCCCGGACCGAGGTCGACCACATGGTCGGCGATGGCGATCGTCTCCGGCTTGTGCTCCACGACGAGCACCGTGTTGCCCTTGTCGCGCAGCCGCAGCAGCAGGCCGTTCATCCGCTGGATGTCGTGCGGGTGCAGTCCGGTGGTGGGCTCGTCGAAGACGTATGTGACGTCGGTGAGCGAGGAGCCGAGGTGCCGGATCATCTTCACCCGCTGCGCCTCGCCGCCGGACAGCGTGCCCGAGGGGCGGTCGAGGGAGAGATAGCCGAGGCCGATCTCCACGAACGAGTCGAGGCTGTGGCCCAGCGCGGTGAGCAGCGGGGCCACGGAGGGGTCGTCGAGTCCGCGTACCCAGTCGGCGAGGTCGGTGATCTGCATCGCGCAGGCGTCCGCGATGCTCACTCCGTCGATCTTCGACGTACGGGC is from Streptomyces seoulensis and encodes:
- a CDS encoding polyamine ABC transporter substrate-binding protein, with translation MDQYEPDRLTPAQSAAVRRSMRNGRAALTRRSLLRASASGALAVGGLGTLSACGIPAAGRTPGGTAADDRSDREKTVDFSNWTEYIDVDDSGKRHPTLAAFQRSTGITVRYTEDINDNNEFFGKIKPQLAAGQDTGRDLIVLTDWLAARLIRLGWVQKLDPAHLPNAFAHLSPQFREPDWDPGRAYSYPWQGISTVIAYNKKALDGIEVRSVSDLLDNPKLKGRVGFLSEMRDSVGMTLLDMGKDPADFTDDDYDAAISRLQKAVDKGQIRRFTGNDYTADLAKGDFAACVAWAGDVVQLKADSPDVDFIIPDSGYVTSTDNMLIPNKARHKTNAERLIDFFYEPEQAAALAAYINYVTPVDGVKPWLAKIDRDAADNPLIVPDKAMQAKSHAFRSLSQKEETAYEEKFAKLTGA
- a CDS encoding gamma-aminobutyraldehyde dehydrogenase — encoded protein: MHKPGSATPERFTARDRFAEGAQFIAGRPAPGTSGRTQAVTDPATGEEVYRYELAGERDVDAAVAAARAAFPDWAAATPGERSDALHRFAAVLADRAEEFARAESLQCGKPLKLTREFDVPGTIDNTAFFAGAARHLQGQSAGEYSGDHTSYVRREPIGVVGSIAPWNYPLQMAAWKILPAVAAGNTIVLKPAELTPLTSLLFARAATDAGIPDGVINIVSGTGPEAGERLVGHPDVAMTSFTGSTAVGRRVAEIATATVKRLHLELGGKAPFVVFDDADLDAAVNGAVAGALINTGQDCTAATRAYVQRPLYEAFVERTAALMETVRLGDPFAPGTDLGPLVSHAHRDRVAGFVDRARAYARVVTGGEAPGGDLKNGAYYRPTLVTGAAQDSEIVQSEIFGPVLVVLPFDTDDEGLRLANDTPYGLAASAWTGNVYRAGRATRELRAGCVWINDHIPIISEMPHGGHKASGFGKDMSAYSFEEYTQVKHVMYDNTAVARKDWHRTVFGDRH
- a CDS encoding NADAR family protein, which produces MGKIDGVEALISAVRAGAPVKYLHFWGHRPQRDGGVGAGCLSQWWPAPFTVDGAGYATAEHWMMAGKARLFADPDAERLVLAARHPAEAKKAGRLVRGFDEETWRRERFRIVVEGSVHKFAAHPDLREFLLGTGERVLVEASPVDRVWGIGLSAQDEAAFDPARWKGPNLLGFALMEARERLRSDAG
- a CDS encoding adenosine deaminase, whose product is MTRARAPPSGPRAPFPGEDPLSERSAARDPHTFIAGLPKAELHVHHVGSASPRIVSELAARHRDSKVPTDPEALADYFTFTDFAHFIQVYLSVVDLVRTPEDVRLLTYEIARDMSRQQVRYAELTLTPFSSTRRGIEDRAFMDAIEDARKSAEADFGTVLRWCFDIPGEAGLESAAETARMATDDRVRPEGLVSFGLGGPEIGVPRPQFKPYFDRAIAAGLHSVPHAGETTGPQTVWDALTTLGAERIGHGTSSAQDPKLLAHLAEHRIALEVCPTSNIATRAVRTLDEHPLRQFVDAGVLVTINSDDPPMFGTDLNKEYAIAARLLDLDERGIADLAKNAVEASFLDAAGKERIAAEIDAYTESWLAG
- a CDS encoding glycerophosphodiester phosphodiesterase, yielding MQTWTAVAHRGDPYRFRENTLASLRSALDRGADAVEIDVRLTRDGVPVLLHDASLKRLWEIDRPLSSLAAAQVTELTAGGVPTLAEALSATEGTRVMADLCGGVTPRTADRVLDVVREADAEDRVYYSAGAESLLTLRAAAPSAELALTWTSTARPRPAVLTALRPRYLNYRFSLVDRDLAHRVHKEGYLLSVWTPDTGRSMRKLLSLGADSITTNRIDTLTALRKQAG
- a CDS encoding ATP-binding cassette domain-containing protein, producing the protein MSTGTGTDAHAADSHEMIRVHGARVNNLKDVSVEIPKRRLTVFTGVSGSGKSSLVFGTIAAESQRLINETYSAFVQGFMPTLARPEVDVLDGLTTAIIVDQQRLGADPRSTVGTATDANAMLRILFSRLAAPHIGPPGAYAFNVASVQASGAIKVEKGARRAEKVTFSRTGGMCPRCEGRGAVTDIDLTQLYDDSKSLREGALTIPGYSVDGWYGRIYTGCGFFDPDKPIAKFTKRELHDLLHKEPTKIKVEGINLTYEGLIPKIQKSFLSKDVDTLQPHVRAFVERAVTFTVCPECEGTRLNEGARTSKIDGVSIADACAMQITDLADWVRGLDDPSVAPLLTALGHSLDSFVEIGLGYLSLDRPSGTLSGGEAQRVKMIRHLGSSLTDVTYVFDEPTTGLHPHDIQRMNGLLLRLRDKGNTVLVVEHKPETIAIADHVVDLGPGAGTGGGAVCFEGTVEGLRASDTVTGRHLDDRASVKETVREPKGALEIRGADTNNLRGVDVDIPLGVLVAVTGVAGSGKSSLVHGSVPEGEGVISVDQGAIKGSRRSNPATYTGLLDPIRKAFAKANGVKPALFSANSEGACPTCNGVGVVFTDLAMMAGVATTCEECEGRRFQSAVLEYRLGGRDISEVLAMPVSEAERFFAEGEARIPAAHRILTRLSDVGLGYLTLGQPLTTLSGGERQRLKLATHMGDKGGIYVLDEPTAGLHLADVEQLLGLLDRLVDSGKSVIVVEHHQAVMAHADWIIDLGPGAGHDGGRVVFEGTPAELVADRSTLTGQHLAEYVGE